In Bacteroidota bacterium, a single window of DNA contains:
- a CDS encoding CHAP domain-containing protein, translating to MAGKLALACCLLFTYGLFGDALLINQECQKCVTEAYTAEIGVREATGKNDGEDVEKYLRSIGLGKGYAWCAAFVHWVLEQCGAARVRSGWCPAWFPEDRVIWSNSTKQNQTNIIPAAGDVFGIYFSSKKRIAHVGFVHDWTNKDYVTTVEGNTNEAGSREGDGVYKKRRLKRQIYKISRWLD from the coding sequence ATTGTTTACTTATGGTCTGTTTGGCGATGCTCTTCTAATTAACCAAGAATGTCAAAAATGCGTAACAGAAGCATACACAGCAGAGATAGGCGTAAGGGAAGCAACAGGCAAGAACGATGGGGAGGACGTAGAAAAATATCTTCGCTCAATAGGTTTAGGCAAAGGCTATGCGTGGTGCGCTGCTTTTGTACACTGGGTCTTGGAGCAGTGCGGTGCAGCCAGAGTGCGGAGCGGGTGGTGTCCTGCTTGGTTCCCAGAAGACAGAGTGATATGGTCGAACAGCACCAAGCAAAACCAAACAAATATTATTCCTGCGGCTGGGGATGTCTTCGGGATATACTTCAGCAGCAAGAAGAGGATTGCCCATGTGGGGTTTGTCCACGACTGGACGAATAAGGATTATGTAACGACAGTAGAGGGCAACACAAATGAGGCAGGAAGCAGAGAGGGAGACGGAGTTTACAAAAAAAGACGATTAAAAAGACAGATATACAAAATAAGCAGATGGCTGGACTAA